A window of Garciella nitratireducens DSM 15102 genomic DNA:
AGATCATTGATCTGAACTTTTGAACTTTATTTTATAATTACTTTTATCCAATGCCTCCGTAAAAAATTCCTAGAATATATACGATAATTGTTAAACCACAGAATAAATATTTTGCCATAGGTTCAAACCAATTTCCTAAAGGTTTTTCTCTTCCCAATTGTATTTGTTCTCTTGCAAATTTAGCACCACAAATCCAGAAGAACATAATTCCAGCAAGAAAAGCACCTAAGGGGATGAGATAAATAGATACAACATCCATCCAAGTACCAAGCACATTGGAATCTTCTATCATGATACCAATAATAACGGAGATCATAGCAATGATAAATACAGAAGATGTTCTAGACAATTGAAATCTTTGTTGTAGTGCTTCAACAGGAGTCTCAAATAAATTTATCAAAGAGGTAATTGCGGCAAACAAAACTGCGATAAAAAATAAGATAGCAAATATTCTTCCTAAAGGCATCATTTTAAATACATCTGGCATAGTAATAAATAGAAGGGGAGGACCAGCGGCAGGGTCTAAATCAAAAGCAAATACAGAGGGGATGATTACTAATGCTGCCAGCATAGCAGCTAGAGTATCAAAGATAGCAACATATTTTGCTGAGCTTATAATATCCTCACTTTTTTTAAGATAACTTCCATATACCAATGTGCCTGAACCTGCTAAAGAAAGGGAGAAAAATGCTTGCCCTAAGGCATAAATCCATGTTTTTGGATCGCTTAAAAATTTCCATTTTGGAATAAAAAGATATTTATATCCTTCTATTGCTTGGTCTAGAGTAAATACACGGATGGCTAAAATAATAAATAATAGAAAAAACATGGGCATAAGAATCTTATTGAGTTTTTCAATGCCTTTAGAGATTCCGAATATCATAATACTAAAGGTAATAATTAAACCTATTAAATGCCATTCTATACTTTGAAAATTTCCGGCAATAGTTTGAAAATAAGCTCCACTTTTTGTTTCTAATAATAAAGAACCTGAGATGGATCCGATTGTAAATTTTAAAATCCATCCAACGACTACCGAATATCCAATAGCAATGGCTAAGGAGCCTATTACTGGGATGAGTCCTATTAAATCTCCATGTTTTTTTCCTCGTTTTTCCATAGCTTTTTTAAATGCTCCTAATGGACCAGTTCCCATAGCACGACCAAACGCCATTTCTCCGATTACTCCTGTAAATCCAAGGAGAGCAATAAAGATAAAATAGGGAATTAGAAAGGCAGCTCCTCCAAATTCTCCTACACGATAAGGAAATAACCAAATATTTCCCATACCTACTGCTGATCCTACGCAGGCTAGGATAAATCCAAATTTTGTAGAAAAAGTATCTCTTGTACTTATGCTTTTATCTTTATGGGTGTTTTTTTTATCAAATAGATTATTTGACACATAATTCACCTCTCTTTTGGGTTTTTAGAAAACCTCTATATTGATTCATATAAATTCTTGATGATAAATCACTAGATGGTTTATCATCAAGAATTTTTGCAAGTATTTATTATTTTATAGGAGTTAAACTAGCTTGGAAATGTCTAAGAATGGGAGGTTCCCAAGTAATTTTATATCCCTTTACTTTATCGGCTCTTTCTTTTATAGAAATTAGGGTTTCTGCGATCTTATCTAGATGTGCTTGTGTATATACACGACGAGGGATTGCTAAACGAGTAAATTCAAAGTCTGCTTTTAATTGTTTTCCTGTATCAGGATCGTTACCAAGCATATAGGAACCGATATCACAGGTACGAATACCAGCCTCTTTATATAATTCTACTGCAAGAGCTTGAGCAGGAAATTCATAATAGGGAATATGTGGAAACATACTTTTTGCATCTACAAATACACCATGTCCTCCAACTGGTGATTGATATTTAATTCCTGCATCATCAAGAAGGCCTGCAAGGTACTCCATTTGTCCGATACGATATTTTAGATAATTTTCATCTAAGCCTTCCTTTAATCCGATTGCTAAGGCTTCAATATCACGTCCGGAAAGGCCTCCATAGGTAATAAAACCTTCATAGGAAATGGTTGCATTTTTTACCTGTTGGAATAGTTGATCATCATTTTTAATTCCGATTAGACCACCCATATTTACAATGGCATCTTTTTTCGCACTCATTGTAAACATATCTGCATAACTAAAAATTTCTTTGATGATTTCTTGTATAGATTTATTCTGATATCCTAATTCACGTTGCTTTATAAAATAAGCGTTTTCTGCATATCGTGCAGCATCGATACAAAGTTTAATATTATATTTTTTACAAATTTCTGAAGTTTCTTTTATATTTTGTATAGATACTGGTTGCCCACCAGCAGAATTATTGGTAATGGTCATAATAATTAATGCGATTTTATCTGCTCCATATTGATTAATATATTTTTCTAATTTATTTATATCCATATTTCCTTTAAAGGGGGCTTTTTTTGATGAATCTAAAGCTTCTTCAACTACACAATCGATTGCTCTTGCCCCAGCTAATTCTACGTGAGCTCGAGTAGTGTCAAAATGCATATTTGAAATAGTATATTTTCCTTTTTCTAGTAATACACTAAATAGAACTTTTTCTGCAGCACGACCTTGGTGGACAAGTTGAATAAAATTATAATCAAAGATTTCTTGTGCTGTTTTTATTAGCTTAAGGTAACTTGCTCCTCCAGCGTAAGCTTCATCTCCTCTCATAATACCTGCCCATTGTTCTTGGCTCATCGCATTTGTACCACTGTCAGTTAATAAATCTATGTAAACGTCTTCACTATTTAGGTTGAATAAATTATACTTTGCTTTTGCTATTTTTTCTTCTCTTTCCTCTCGTGAAAGCATTTTAATGGTTTCCACCATTTTAATTCTAAACGGTTCTGGTACATAAGATTTTCCCATAGTAGCTCCTCCTTTTATTTATAAAAAATTTAAAATTTTTATTTAATATATGTTTATTGAGATAATAAAGATTTATTACTATAAATAATAAAAAAAGAATCCTTTTAAAAAAATTATAAAAAGATTAATAAAAATTTATTATCATCATAGGATTTTATATAAGATTTCTAATTGAAAATATGAGCTAAATGGAACAGAGGAGGAATTGTATGGATACAAAAAAGATAGAGGAATATTGTATTTTAGTAAATTTTTTAGCAAAGACTTTAGGGCCTAATTATGAAGTTGTCCTCTATGATATAAATGATTATAGCAATTCTATTGTTGCTATAGCTAATAATCATATAAGTGGGCGTTCTATTGGAGCTCCACTAACGAATTTTTCTTTAAGCGTTATCTCAGATGAAATATATAAAGAAAATGATTATAAAATTAATTATAGTAGTTTTTCAAAAGGCGGAAAAATTTTAAGGTCTTCCACAATGTTTATTAAAGATGAAAAGGGTGAATTAGTAGGACTATTATCTATTAATTTTGATGATTCAGATTATATTGATGTAGTCAATCGAGTAATGAGTTTATGTCATCCAGATGAATTACTTGAGCATCAGAAATCTTATCACTCTTTATATTCTATTTTAAAGGAAGGGGGAGAAAGTTTATCTAGTTCTATTGAAGAAGTAATCGATATCGTAATAGAGCAAGTATTAAAAGACAAAAAAGTTCCTGTGAATCGTTTATCTCAACAAGAGAGACTATATATTGTAAAAATTCTATACAAAAAGGGCATTTTTAAATTTAAAAGTGCAATTAGTATAGTTGCTAATAAGTTACAATGCTCCCAGCCAAGTGTATATAGATATCTCAGTAAGATTCATGATAAATAGAAAAGTATAAGAAATACTGTTGTAGCAAGGATTATCATGTAAAAAAGATAGGATGATTGAATTTTATAAACAGATTTTCAAAATAAAAATTTTAGATTTTTTAATAGGATGAAACATTTCTTTAAAAAGGGTAAAATAATAATATAGAAAGAATTAGAAAAAGAAATGGGTGATAACATGGTCATTGGAGTAGTAGAAATAGAAATTTATACGCCTTGGGTACATTCTTTAAAAGAAAAACGAATGATTGTAAAGAGTATTTGTACAAAAGCAAAAAATAAATTCAATATTTCTATTGCAGAGATCGCACAACAAGATGTTCACCAAAGAATTGTTCTTGGATTTGCTTGTGTAGCTGGAAATACTTCTCATGCTTATAGCACTTGTGATCATGTACTTAATTTTATAGAAGGGAATACAGAAGGAGAGATTATAAAAGTAGATCGACAACTTTTATAGAAAAGATAAGGAGTGATAGAGAAATGGGGGTTCTTTTAGAAGATTTAAAAAATAGTATACAAACATATCTTCCTTATAATGAACAAGAAAAAAGGGATAAAGAGATAATATTAACGTGTTTTGATCATTTTGATGATATTTTAACAAGAGAAAATAAAATTGCTCATATGACAAGTTCGGCATTTGTAGTAAATAAAAATAGAAATAAAACTTTAATGGTTTATCATAATATCTTTCATTCTTGGTCATGGATAGGAGGCCATGCGGATGGTGAAAAAGATTTATTATCTGTTGCTATAAAAGAAGCTAAAGAGGAAACAGGGATTCAAGAGGTCTTTCCTATTAATAGAAAGATATGGACTTTAGATATTTTACCGGTATTGGCTCATAGAAAAAATGGAGAGTATATATCTCCACATCTTCACTTATCTGTCGGATTCTTGTTAG
This region includes:
- a CDS encoding sodium-dependent transporter; this translates as MSNNLFDKKNTHKDKSISTRDTFSTKFGFILACVGSAVGMGNIWLFPYRVGEFGGAAFLIPYFIFIALLGFTGVIGEMAFGRAMGTGPLGAFKKAMEKRGKKHGDLIGLIPVIGSLAIAIGYSVVVGWILKFTIGSISGSLLLETKSGAYFQTIAGNFQSIEWHLIGLIITFSIMIFGISKGIEKLNKILMPMFFLLFIILAIRVFTLDQAIEGYKYLFIPKWKFLSDPKTWIYALGQAFFSLSLAGSGTLVYGSYLKKSEDIISSAKYVAIFDTLAAMLAALVIIPSVFAFDLDPAAGPPLLFITMPDVFKMMPLGRIFAILFFIAVLFAAITSLINLFETPVEALQQRFQLSRTSSVFIIAMISVIIGIMIEDSNVLGTWMDVVSIYLIPLGAFLAGIMFFWICGAKFAREQIQLGREKPLGNWFEPMAKYLFCGLTIIVYILGIFYGGIG
- a CDS encoding tryptophanase; this encodes MGKSYVPEPFRIKMVETIKMLSREEREEKIAKAKYNLFNLNSEDVYIDLLTDSGTNAMSQEQWAGIMRGDEAYAGGASYLKLIKTAQEIFDYNFIQLVHQGRAAEKVLFSVLLEKGKYTISNMHFDTTRAHVELAGARAIDCVVEEALDSSKKAPFKGNMDINKLEKYINQYGADKIALIIMTITNNSAGGQPVSIQNIKETSEICKKYNIKLCIDAARYAENAYFIKQRELGYQNKSIQEIIKEIFSYADMFTMSAKKDAIVNMGGLIGIKNDDQLFQQVKNATISYEGFITYGGLSGRDIEALAIGLKEGLDENYLKYRIGQMEYLAGLLDDAGIKYQSPVGGHGVFVDAKSMFPHIPYYEFPAQALAVELYKEAGIRTCDIGSYMLGNDPDTGKQLKADFEFTRLAIPRRVYTQAHLDKIAETLISIKERADKVKGYKITWEPPILRHFQASLTPIK
- a CDS encoding helix-turn-helix transcriptional regulator, producing MDTKKIEEYCILVNFLAKTLGPNYEVVLYDINDYSNSIVAIANNHISGRSIGAPLTNFSLSVISDEIYKENDYKINYSSFSKGGKILRSSTMFIKDEKGELVGLLSINFDDSDYIDVVNRVMSLCHPDELLEHQKSYHSLYSILKEGGESLSSSIEEVIDIVIEQVLKDKKVPVNRLSQQERLYIVKILYKKGIFKFKSAISIVANKLQCSQPSVYRYLSKIHDK
- a CDS encoding DUF503 domain-containing protein — its product is MVIGVVEIEIYTPWVHSLKEKRMIVKSICTKAKNKFNISIAEIAQQDVHQRIVLGFACVAGNTSHAYSTCDHVLNFIEGNTEGEIIKVDRQLL
- a CDS encoding NUDIX hydrolase yields the protein MGVLLEDLKNSIQTYLPYNEQEKRDKEIILTCFDHFDDILTRENKIAHMTSSAFVVNKNRNKTLMVYHNIFHSWSWIGGHADGEKDLLSVAIKEAKEETGIQEVFPINRKIWTLDILPVLAHRKNGEYISPHLHLSVGFLLEGNEKDVLKVKPDENSAVKWIPINDIKHYSNEDHMKKIYYKIIKKLR